In Acipenser ruthenus chromosome 15, fAciRut3.2 maternal haplotype, whole genome shotgun sequence, a genomic segment contains:
- the LOC117422579 gene encoding mitochondrial basic amino acids transporter, with the protein MDYVAGCLGGAVGVLVGHPFDTVKVRLQVQNVDKPLYRGTFHCFQSIVRQESILGLYKGIGSPMMGLTFINAIVFGVQGNVMRQLGRDSPLNQFLAGSAAGTIQCVICCPMELAKTRMQMQGTGEYKSTRKHYKNSLDCLVRIYRKEGVRGINRGMLTTLAREAPAFGFYFLTYDCLTRSLGCEPDDPYMIPKLLLAGGMSGIACWLSTYPVDVIKSRLQADGVGGVLQYNGILDCVQQSYRKEGWLVFTRGLTSTLLRAFPVNAATFATVTLFLMYMRGEGEGVKDCEPAPVTQQQQQQQQSSL; encoded by the exons ATGGATTATGTAGCTGGATGTCTCGGAG GTGCTGTAGGTGTCCTCGTCGGTCACCCGTTTGACACGGTCAAG GTCCGACTTCAGGTTCAAAATGTAGACAAGCCTTTGTATCGCGGGACCTTCCACTGCTTCCAGTCGATTGTACGACAGGAGTCT ATTCTGGGTCTGTACAAAGGCATCGGCTCCCCTATGATGGGCCTGACCTTCATCAACGCCATCGTTTTCGGGGTGCAGGGCAACGTGATGCGGCAGCTGGGGCGGGACAGCCCGCTGAACCAGTTCCTCGCGGGGTCGGCCGCAGGCACCATACAGTGCGTCATCTGCTGCCCCATGGAGCTGGCCAAGACGCGCATGCAGATGCAGGGCACCGGCGAGTACAAGTCCACGAGGAAGCACTACAAGAACTCCCTGGACTGCCTGGTGCGGATCTACAGGAAGGAAGGGGTGCGGGGGATCAACCGCGGCATGCTGACCACGCTTGCCCGCGAGGCGCCCGCCTTCGGATTCTACTTCCTCACCTACGACTGCCTCACGCGCTCCCTGGGCTGTGAGCCCGATGACCCCTACATGATCCCCAAGCTCCTGCTCGCAGGGGGCATGTCCGGGATAGCGTGCTGGCTCTCCACTTACCCGGTGGATGTGATCAAATCCAGGCTGCAGGCAGACGGGGTGGGCGGGGTGCTGCAGTATAACGGGATCCTGGACTGTGTGCAGCAGAGCTATCGGAAGGAAGGCTGGTTGGTGTTCACCCGCGGTCTCACCTCCACTCTGCTGCGGGCATTCCCGGTCAACGCCGCTACCTTCGCCACTGTCACGCTCTTCCTGATGTACATGAGAGGGGAGGGTGAGGGGGTGAAGGACTGCGAGCCGGCCCCAGtaacgcagcagcagcagcagcagcagcagtccagTTTGTGA
- the LOC117422449 gene encoding solute carrier family 25 member 47-A-like isoform X2, translating to MHFADFAAGSIGGALGVFVGYPLDTVKLSGFFKGVSMPVSTVSVSSSVAFGTYRNCLQCIQQCRYRSGDARPAHLDFFLSGLAAGSAQVVVMSPADVVKVRLQTQTQPEHAVQGSTANVKVKYQGPLHCMATIVREEGVFGLYRGAHAMMLKDGPSFATYFLTYNIFCEWLTPAGQKQPEWSGVLLAGGCAGTCAWGLATPMDVIKARLQADGLGKRRYNGVVNCITQSARQEGARVFFKGLGLNCARAFPVNMVVFATYEMVLKLIP from the exons ATGCATTTTGCGGATTTTGCAGCCGGGTCGATCGGAG GAGCCCTAGGTGTGTTCGTGGGTTACCCCTTGGATACAGTCAAG CTCAGTGGCTTCTTCAAAGGCGTGTCCATGCCTGTGTCCACGGTGTCGGTGAGCTCGTCCGTGGCCTTCGGCACCTACAGGAACTGCCTGCAGTGCATACAGCAGTGCCGCTACAGGAGTGGGGATGCCAGGCCGGCTCACCTGGATTTCTTTCTGTCTGGACTGGCAGCTGGCTCTGCAcag GTTGTGGTGATGTCGCCTGCAGACGTAGTTAAAGTGCGACTGCAGACTCAGACGCAGCCTGAGCACGCTGTGCAGGGCTCCACCGCGAACGTGAAAGTGAAATACCAAGGCCCCCTGCACTGCATGGCGACTATCGTCAGGGAGGAGGGCGTCTTTGGGCTTTACAGGGGGGCCCATGCAATGATGCTCAAAGACGGGCCATCGTTTGCTACCTACTTTCTAACCTATAATATCTTCTGCGAGTGGCTGACACCGGCTGGGCAAAAGCAACCAG AGTGGTCAGGGGTGCTCCTGGCTGGAGGCTGTGCGGGGACGTGTGCCTGGGGTTTAGCCACCCCCATGGATGTGATCAAGGCTCGGCTGCAGGCGGACGGCTTGGGGAAGAGAAGGTACAATGGAGTAGTGAACTGCATCACGCAGAGCGCCAGGCAGGAAGGGGCCAGGGTCTTCTTCAAGGGGCTGGGTCTGAACTGCGCCCGCGCTTTCCCAGTCAACATGGTGGTGTTCGCTACATACGAGATGGTGCTGAAATTAATCCCATAG
- the LOC117422449 gene encoding solute carrier family 25 member 47-A-like isoform X1, with amino-acid sequence MHFADFAAGSIGGALGVFVGYPLDTVKVRLQTQRHYKGLWHCVHSIYKTERLSGFFKGVSMPVSTVSVSSSVAFGTYRNCLQCIQQCRYRSGDARPAHLDFFLSGLAAGSAQVVVMSPADVVKVRLQTQTQPEHAVQGSTANVKVKYQGPLHCMATIVREEGVFGLYRGAHAMMLKDGPSFATYFLTYNIFCEWLTPAGQKQPEWSGVLLAGGCAGTCAWGLATPMDVIKARLQADGLGKRRYNGVVNCITQSARQEGARVFFKGLGLNCARAFPVNMVVFATYEMVLKLIP; translated from the exons ATGCATTTTGCGGATTTTGCAGCCGGGTCGATCGGAG GAGCCCTAGGTGTGTTCGTGGGTTACCCCTTGGATACAGTCAAG GTGAGACTGCAGACCCAGAGACACTACAAGGGGCTATGGCACTGTGTTCACAGCATCTacaagacagagaga CTCAGTGGCTTCTTCAAAGGCGTGTCCATGCCTGTGTCCACGGTGTCGGTGAGCTCGTCCGTGGCCTTCGGCACCTACAGGAACTGCCTGCAGTGCATACAGCAGTGCCGCTACAGGAGTGGGGATGCCAGGCCGGCTCACCTGGATTTCTTTCTGTCTGGACTGGCAGCTGGCTCTGCAcag GTTGTGGTGATGTCGCCTGCAGACGTAGTTAAAGTGCGACTGCAGACTCAGACGCAGCCTGAGCACGCTGTGCAGGGCTCCACCGCGAACGTGAAAGTGAAATACCAAGGCCCCCTGCACTGCATGGCGACTATCGTCAGGGAGGAGGGCGTCTTTGGGCTTTACAGGGGGGCCCATGCAATGATGCTCAAAGACGGGCCATCGTTTGCTACCTACTTTCTAACCTATAATATCTTCTGCGAGTGGCTGACACCGGCTGGGCAAAAGCAACCAG AGTGGTCAGGGGTGCTCCTGGCTGGAGGCTGTGCGGGGACGTGTGCCTGGGGTTTAGCCACCCCCATGGATGTGATCAAGGCTCGGCTGCAGGCGGACGGCTTGGGGAAGAGAAGGTACAATGGAGTAGTGAACTGCATCACGCAGAGCGCCAGGCAGGAAGGGGCCAGGGTCTTCTTCAAGGGGCTGGGTCTGAACTGCGCCCGCGCTTTCCCAGTCAACATGGTGGTGTTCGCTACATACGAGATGGTGCTGAAATTAATCCCATAG
- the LOC117422449 gene encoding solute carrier family 25 member 47-like isoform X3: protein MPVSTVSVSSSVAFGTYRNCLQCIQQCRYRSGDARPAHLDFFLSGLAAGSAQVVVMSPADVVKVRLQTQTQPEHAVQGSTANVKVKYQGPLHCMATIVREEGVFGLYRGAHAMMLKDGPSFATYFLTYNIFCEWLTPAGQKQPEWSGVLLAGGCAGTCAWGLATPMDVIKARLQADGLGKRRYNGVVNCITQSARQEGARVFFKGLGLNCARAFPVNMVVFATYEMVLKLIP, encoded by the exons ATGCCTGTGTCCACGGTGTCGGTGAGCTCGTCCGTGGCCTTCGGCACCTACAGGAACTGCCTGCAGTGCATACAGCAGTGCCGCTACAGGAGTGGGGATGCCAGGCCGGCTCACCTGGATTTCTTTCTGTCTGGACTGGCAGCTGGCTCTGCAcag GTTGTGGTGATGTCGCCTGCAGACGTAGTTAAAGTGCGACTGCAGACTCAGACGCAGCCTGAGCACGCTGTGCAGGGCTCCACCGCGAACGTGAAAGTGAAATACCAAGGCCCCCTGCACTGCATGGCGACTATCGTCAGGGAGGAGGGCGTCTTTGGGCTTTACAGGGGGGCCCATGCAATGATGCTCAAAGACGGGCCATCGTTTGCTACCTACTTTCTAACCTATAATATCTTCTGCGAGTGGCTGACACCGGCTGGGCAAAAGCAACCAG AGTGGTCAGGGGTGCTCCTGGCTGGAGGCTGTGCGGGGACGTGTGCCTGGGGTTTAGCCACCCCCATGGATGTGATCAAGGCTCGGCTGCAGGCGGACGGCTTGGGGAAGAGAAGGTACAATGGAGTAGTGAACTGCATCACGCAGAGCGCCAGGCAGGAAGGGGCCAGGGTCTTCTTCAAGGGGCTGGGTCTGAACTGCGCCCGCGCTTTCCCAGTCAACATGGTGGTGTTCGCTACATACGAGATGGTGCTGAAATTAATCCCATAG